Proteins co-encoded in one Candidatus Neomarinimicrobiota bacterium genomic window:
- a CDS encoding sodium/solute symporter (Members of the Solute:Sodium Symporter (SSS), TC 2.A.21 as described in tcdb.org, catalyze solute:Na+ symport. Known solutes for members of the family include sugars, amino acids, nucleosides, inositols, vitamins, urea or anions, depending on the system.), which produces MSGLDFAVIILYFLLVIGIGIYFSRRTNDSTEYFLAGRNVGWIAIGASLFASNISSEHFIGLAGTGSSSGLAVGHFEWLAAFMVLFLGWIFVPFYLKSGVFTMPEFLERRYGKASRMYLTSVSIIAYVITKISVTLFAGGLLLNKILGWDMMTSAIVLIIVTGIYTIAGGLSAVIYTELVQAVILIGGAIALTLLGLNEVGGFTGLQAKLPPEYFEMFKAFDHPDFPWTGIIFGAPILGVWYWCTDQFIVQRVLSAKNINHARSGAILAGFLKILPVFILVLPGLIAAALFGTTGDEAYPTLVTSYLLPSGVKGIVIASLLAALMSSLASVFNSTSTLFTIDFYKNFRPDSSEVELVLVGRLATTVMVVLGVLSVPLITMLSGQLFVYLQSVQAYISPPIAAVFILGIFWSRANSQGAISALGVGAVLGALRFILEIMVKSGTSLGSFDWFATMNFLHFAIFLFLVSVGVVVTVSLFTEAPNKRQISGLTMATASEMQTDLSRRMDVQDAKWNRNNIVASIVLVVAILALWIRFA; this is translated from the coding sequence ATGAGCGGACTTGATTTCGCTGTCATCATTCTGTACTTCCTCCTGGTTATTGGAATAGGGATATATTTTTCCCGAAGAACGAATGATAGCACGGAATATTTCCTCGCTGGAAGAAATGTCGGCTGGATTGCCATTGGTGCTTCCCTTTTCGCTTCGAACATATCAAGTGAACATTTTATTGGTTTAGCTGGAACCGGTTCAAGCAGTGGATTGGCTGTTGGGCATTTTGAGTGGCTGGCCGCTTTTATGGTCCTGTTTCTGGGATGGATTTTTGTCCCGTTCTATTTGAAATCAGGTGTTTTTACCATGCCTGAGTTCCTGGAAAGACGTTATGGCAAGGCCAGTCGCATGTATCTTACTTCTGTTTCCATAATTGCCTATGTCATTACCAAAATCTCAGTGACCCTGTTTGCTGGTGGATTGTTGTTAAACAAAATTTTGGGTTGGGACATGATGACCTCAGCCATCGTGCTGATCATCGTGACTGGAATTTATACCATAGCTGGTGGATTAAGCGCTGTCATCTACACCGAGCTGGTTCAGGCTGTTATCCTGATTGGTGGAGCAATCGCCCTGACATTACTCGGCTTAAACGAGGTAGGTGGCTTTACTGGCCTGCAAGCCAAACTGCCACCAGAATACTTTGAGATGTTTAAAGCCTTTGATCATCCGGATTTTCCATGGACTGGAATCATATTCGGGGCTCCTATTCTGGGAGTCTGGTATTGGTGTACTGATCAATTCATTGTCCAGCGAGTCCTCAGTGCAAAAAATATAAATCATGCACGATCAGGAGCCATTCTTGCAGGCTTCCTTAAAATTTTACCAGTATTCATTCTGGTACTTCCTGGACTGATTGCTGCTGCTCTTTTTGGCACCACAGGGGATGAGGCCTATCCTACTCTGGTCACCAGTTATTTGCTGCCTTCAGGGGTCAAGGGTATTGTCATTGCCAGTTTGCTGGCAGCCTTGATGTCATCACTGGCCAGTGTCTTTAATAGTACCTCAACTTTATTCACCATTGATTTTTATAAAAATTTTAGACCTGACTCCTCTGAAGTAGAGCTGGTCCTGGTGGGTCGATTGGCCACCACAGTGATGGTTGTACTAGGTGTTCTGTCAGTTCCACTCATTACCATGTTGAGTGGTCAGTTATTTGTTTATCTGCAAAGTGTCCAGGCCTATATCAGTCCACCCATTGCTGCAGTATTTATACTGGGCATCTTCTGGAGTCGCGCTAATTCACAAGGTGCCATATCCGCTTTGGGAGTTGGTGCTGTTTTGGGAGCCTTGCGCTTTATTCTCGAAATTATGGTTAAATCCGGCACTTCTCTGGGGAGCTTTGATTGGTTCGCCACAATGAATTTTTTACACTTTGCCATATTCCTGTTCCTGGTATCCGTTGGTGTGGTCGTGACGGTGAGCTTGTTTACTGAAGCACCGAACAAACGTCAGATATCAGGTCTCACCATGGCCACTGCATCTGAGATGCAGACTGATCTCAGTCGTAGAATGGATGTTCAGGACGCCAAGTGGAATAGAAATAATATTGTCGCATCAATAGTGTTAGTCGTTGCCATTCTTGCCCTTTGGATAAGATTTGCATAA
- a CDS encoding sigma-54-dependent Fis family transcriptional regulator — protein MEHDQIKVLLIEDEEFDVRRIKNTIAPHRERICIQDIVSTGEDAIQTLEQKGPYDVAILDYQISGGLYGERLIKRLKKVDPSIQIIVITKMTINQTDLHFANQLIESGAYWFGTKYPSDIEDFIYQPTDFILTIMNAAEKKQLENERMQSQSRLDKKIARIVQERPMLGESESILAVRERIAKYAATHANVLVIGESGTGKELIARNIHYQSSRRYENFVTVNCAAIPDELIESELFGFIKGAFTGAKEDKLGLFEQANNGTIFLDEISELPYLAQAKLLRVLETGEMDKIGRKKSHNVDVRVIAATNKNLKDLMKKNLFREDLYYRLNILNIQAPSLKERKEDVRTLVDYFVGHHCTDLSIVLPTITDDAWSLLEQFHWPGNVRQLKNVTQRLVILSSDTITREVVELAMDVQAQDSVVGLANPVFSIENIMPLKDVEQNFRKQYFEFVRLHSRTDTEAAGKLGLAPPNFHRMCKELGLK, from the coding sequence ATGGAACATGATCAAATAAAAGTGCTCTTAATTGAAGATGAAGAGTTTGATGTTCGCCGAATAAAAAACACCATCGCCCCACATCGGGAAAGAATTTGTATTCAAGATATTGTTTCAACAGGTGAAGATGCTATCCAGACCCTTGAACAAAAGGGACCCTATGATGTTGCTATTCTGGATTATCAGATATCAGGCGGTTTGTATGGTGAAAGACTCATCAAACGACTGAAAAAGGTCGATCCAAGCATTCAGATTATTGTCATCACCAAGATGACCATCAACCAGACTGACTTGCATTTTGCCAATCAATTGATTGAAAGTGGTGCCTACTGGTTCGGAACTAAATATCCTTCCGATATTGAGGATTTTATCTATCAGCCTACTGACTTCATCCTGACCATCATGAATGCGGCTGAGAAAAAGCAGCTTGAGAATGAGCGCATGCAATCCCAGAGTCGTCTGGATAAAAAAATTGCCAGAATAGTCCAGGAACGGCCCATGCTTGGAGAATCCGAAAGTATTCTAGCCGTGAGAGAACGCATTGCCAAGTATGCTGCGACCCACGCCAATGTACTGGTCATTGGTGAGTCAGGGACCGGAAAGGAGTTGATAGCAAGAAACATCCATTATCAGAGCAGTCGCCGCTATGAAAATTTTGTCACGGTAAACTGTGCTGCCATACCAGATGAACTTATTGAAAGTGAGCTCTTTGGATTTATAAAAGGAGCCTTTACTGGAGCCAAAGAAGATAAATTAGGCTTATTTGAGCAGGCCAACAATGGAACCATATTTCTGGATGAAATTTCTGAGTTACCCTATCTGGCCCAGGCCAAATTATTGCGCGTCCTCGAAACAGGAGAGATGGATAAAATTGGTAGGAAAAAGAGTCATAATGTTGATGTGCGAGTGATTGCAGCCACCAATAAAAATCTTAAGGATCTGATGAAGAAGAATCTATTTCGTGAAGATCTTTATTATCGTTTGAACATCCTCAATATTCAGGCACCTTCACTAAAAGAGCGCAAAGAAGATGTTCGCACGCTTGTGGATTATTTTGTGGGTCACCATTGCACGGACTTAAGCATTGTTCTGCCAACTATTACCGATGATGCCTGGAGTTTACTTGAACAATTTCATTGGCCAGGAAATGTTCGTCAGCTGAAAAATGTGACCCAGAGACTTGTGATCTTAAGCAGTGATACCATCACCCGGGAGGTCGTTGAACTTGCCATGGATGTTCAGGCACAGGATTCGGTAGTTGGATTGGCAAATCCAGTCTTTTCAATAGAGAATATCATGCCTCTCAAGGATGTTGAACAAAATTTCAGGAAACAGTATTTTGAGTTTGTCCGTTTGCACAGTCGCACCGATACAGAGGCAGCGGGTAAGCTCGGATTAGCGCCCCCAAATTTTCACCGGATGTGCAAAGAACTCGGCTTGAAATAA